Proteins encoded by one window of Erythrobacter sp.:
- a CDS encoding EAL domain-containing protein: MQVIGLRDPGDGDWARLRALQYSELHKASRLRLAAHGIAGLLAVSMYVGTLPAWLLGLWLVAVFLTVGNVGRLDKHFTDISRRSMSPLEFRRQAGAVGLCAVPWIAALLFVAPIGDSAQHLGLWALVAMLIAGSAATSSAAPVATIVFDTVVGFAGAASFVISGDFLFALASLVFVFTIVIGALNSARTYLSARIAEAGVLEKDEVVSLLLREFEEKESDWLWQVDNNRRLQSVSPRFAFALGKEPSEIEGERFIRLIAGETFETGDVPRSLHDLAERLKRRESFSNLLVQVQIGEQRRWWELSGTPMRDGSGNYIGFRGVGSDVTEQRDRDEKIAYLARYDTLTGLPNRLMLTEALGEAMRFSEQWRTRCAFLMIDLDRFKSVNDSLGHLVGDRLLAKVSERLDYVCSENEQCGRLGGDEFAVVIRDATDHTRVDSIAATIIEHLSQPYIVDNHTLFIGASVGSAIGPRDGQSVETLMRNADLALYRAKDEGGGVHCTYVPSLHADAEERRTLELSLRHAIHKNELELNYQPVVNAKTEGVVSFEALLRWNSKEHGSVSPAKFIPLAEDTRLIIPIGRWVLHEACKQATRWPEDIKVAVNVSGEQLLEPEFIQSIVQALSETGLRPHRLEVEVTESVFLRDGKTANHTLEQILALGCSVALDDFGTGYSSLGYLRDLRFSTIKVDRSFVQGAAEHRPESLAIIRAVVAMAQSLEMSTTAEGVETIEQAEMIREMGCTKIQGYYFGRPMTATEAHSLVVKRRVAA; this comes from the coding sequence CTGCAAGTGATCGGACTGCGTGATCCCGGCGATGGGGACTGGGCCCGGCTGCGGGCGCTGCAATACTCCGAACTTCACAAGGCATCGCGGCTGAGGCTGGCTGCACACGGCATCGCCGGGCTTTTGGCGGTTTCGATGTACGTTGGCACTCTTCCCGCCTGGCTTTTGGGCCTATGGCTGGTCGCAGTGTTCCTGACCGTCGGCAATGTCGGGCGGCTCGACAAGCACTTTACCGATATTTCCCGCCGTTCGATGTCGCCGCTGGAATTCCGTCGGCAAGCTGGCGCTGTCGGGCTCTGCGCGGTGCCCTGGATAGCCGCATTGCTTTTTGTCGCGCCGATCGGCGATTCTGCACAGCACCTGGGCCTATGGGCGTTGGTTGCAATGCTGATTGCGGGCAGCGCCGCGACTTCCAGCGCTGCACCCGTGGCCACCATCGTTTTCGATACTGTGGTGGGTTTTGCGGGGGCGGCATCCTTTGTCATTTCGGGCGATTTCCTGTTCGCGCTTGCAAGCTTGGTGTTCGTATTCACCATTGTCATTGGCGCACTCAATTCCGCCCGCACTTATCTTTCCGCCCGGATCGCTGAAGCAGGCGTATTGGAGAAGGACGAGGTCGTCTCCTTGCTACTGCGCGAATTCGAGGAGAAGGAATCCGACTGGCTGTGGCAGGTCGATAACAACCGCCGCCTGCAATCGGTCAGCCCGCGCTTCGCTTTCGCTCTGGGCAAGGAGCCGTCCGAGATCGAGGGCGAACGCTTCATCCGGCTGATCGCGGGAGAGACCTTCGAAACCGGCGACGTTCCGCGCAGTCTTCACGATCTCGCCGAGCGCCTGAAGCGGCGCGAGAGCTTCTCCAATCTGCTCGTGCAGGTACAGATCGGCGAGCAGCGCCGGTGGTGGGAACTTTCGGGCACGCCAATGCGCGATGGCTCTGGAAACTACATCGGCTTTCGCGGCGTCGGTTCGGATGTCACCGAGCAGCGGGATCGCGATGAGAAAATCGCCTATCTTGCCCGCTACGATACGCTCACCGGCTTACCCAACCGCCTCATGCTGACCGAGGCGCTCGGCGAAGCGATGCGATTTTCCGAACAATGGCGCACCCGTTGCGCATTCCTGATGATCGATCTCGACCGCTTCAAATCCGTCAATGACTCGCTCGGTCACCTGGTTGGCGACAGGCTGCTGGCCAAGGTTTCCGAACGGTTGGACTATGTTTGCTCCGAGAACGAGCAATGCGGACGATTGGGGGGCGATGAATTTGCCGTGGTGATCCGCGATGCCACCGATCACACACGGGTGGATTCGATTGCCGCGACCATCATCGAGCATCTTTCGCAGCCCTATATCGTCGATAACCATACGCTGTTCATCGGTGCCAGTGTCGGCTCCGCCATCGGCCCGCGCGACGGGCAGAGCGTCGAGACGCTGATGCGCAACGCCGATCTGGCGCTGTATCGGGCGAAGGACGAAGGGGGCGGAGTGCATTGCACCTATGTCCCCTCGCTCCACGCCGATGCCGAGGAACGCCGCACACTCGAACTTTCGCTGCGCCACGCCATCCACAAGAACGAGTTGGAACTGAACTACCAGCCGGTGGTGAACGCCAAGACCGAAGGGGTGGTCAGCTTCGAGGCACTGCTGCGCTGGAACAGCAAGGAGCATGGCTCGGTCAGTCCGGCCAAGTTCATCCCGCTGGCCGAAGATACCCGCCTGATTATCCCGATTGGCCGCTGGGTGTTGCATGAGGCCTGCAAGCAGGCCACGCGCTGGCCCGAAGACATCAAGGTGGCGGTGAACGTCTCAGGCGAGCAATTGCTCGAACCCGAATTTATCCAGTCGATCGTGCAGGCGCTTTCCGAAACGGGCTTGCGACCGCACCGGCTGGAAGTCGAAGTGACCGAAAGTGTATTCCTGCGCGACGGGAAGACCGCCAACCACACGCTGGAGCAAATCCTCGCGCTCGGCTGTTCGGTGGCGTTGGACGATTTCGGCACCGGCTATTCGTCGCTCGGCTACCTGCGCGATCTGCGCTTCTCGACGATCAAGGTGGACCGCAGTTTCGTGCAAGGCGCGGCAGAGCACCGCCCGGAGAGCCTCGCGATCATCCGCGCGGTAGTGGCGATGGCTCAGAGTCTCGAAATGTCGACCACGGCAGAGGGCGTCGAGACCATCGAGCAGGCGGAAATGATCCGGGAAATGGGCTGCACCAAGATTCAGGGCTACTATTTCGGCCGTCCGATGACCGCCACCGAAGCGCATTCCCTGGTAGTGAAACGACGGGTCGCGGCGTAA